In Verrucomicrobiota bacterium, the sequence GACCGCGCCGGGCAATAACCCCGGCGACGACGAAACGGCGCAGCGCGAGCAAACCGCCTACTGGATTGCGGCGCAGCTTGGACTGCCTTTCAACTATCAGCGCAACATCAACCTCTTCGTCAATGGCGTAAGGCGCGGGCGGATTTTTGAAGATTCCCAAATCCCCAACTCCGAGGTGATCGAGGAATGGTTTCCGAACGATGCCAACGGCGAGCTTTATAAAATCGCCGGCTGGTTCGAGTTCGACGACAACGTCTCCAATTTCCAGACGACCTGGACGACGCTGCAACGATTTACCACCACGGGCGGCGCCAAGAAACTGCCGCGCTATCGCTGGAACTGGCAGCGGCGCGGCGCCGAGCTTTCCACCAGCAATTACACCAACCTGTTCAATCTTGTGGACGCCGTGAACGCGACCGGCGCCGCCTACACGCCCAGCGTCGAATCGCACATCGACGTCGAGCAATGGATGCGCATTTTCGCAGTGGAGCACGTGGTGGGCAATTGGGACAGCTACGGGAATAACAACGGCCAAAACATGTTTGCTTACAAACCGCCCCAAGGCCCGTGGCAATTGCTCATCTGGGATTTCGACATCGTGCTCGGGCTCGGCGGCTACGCGGACGGCCCCACGACTTCTCTGTTCAAGGCCGTCGATCCTGTGATTACGCGGATGAACAGCCATCCGCCTTTTCGCCGCGCTTATTGGCGCGCTCTCCGGGACGCGGCGAACGGGCCGTTGCAGGATCTGGCGCTCAACGCGCTTCTCGACGCGAAATACGCTGCCTTTCGCGCGAACGGCGCTTCGATCAACAGCCCGAATGCCATCAAGTCCTATGTCGCTTCCCGGCGCAATTACATTCTCCAACAACTCAAAACCGTGGCCACAGACTTCGCGATCACCAGCAACCGGGGAGATGATTTTGCCACGGATGAGAGCACCCTCACGCTCGCGGGCAGCGCGCCGGTGGAGGTGAAAACGATCCGCATCAACGGCACGGAATATCCCACGACCTGGACGACTGTGACGAACTGGTCGATCAAAGTGCCGCTGCGTCCGGCAATGAATACGCTGGCGCTGGCCGGACATGACGCTTCCGGGAAGTTGCTGCCCGAACACACCGCGGCCATCAATGTCACCGCCCATCTCCCCGATCCGCTCGCGCCGGATCACGTCGTCATCAATGAATGGATGACTGCCAACACGCAGACGCTGGCCGATCCGACCGACGGCGCGTTCAGCGATTGGTTTGAGCTCTACAATCCAACCGCCCGCCCGGTTGACCTCTCCGGTTACGCGCTGACGGATGAATTGTCCAACCCGGCGAAGTTCGTCATTCCGGCTGGCACGTCGCTGGGCCCTCGCTCTCACTTGCTCGTCTGGGCAGATCGGAAATCAGAGCTGAACGGATCGAATCGCGACCTCCACGCGAGTTTCAAACTCAGCCGGAAGAGCGGGTTGATTGCGCTCTTCTCGCCCGGTGGCCAAATCGTCGATCTGGTTCAACACAACGTTCAGGCCAGCGACGTGAGCCAGGGACGTTGGCCGGACGGCCGCTTGGCGCCGTTTTGTTCTATGCCGATTCCAACGCCGCGCGCAGCGAACTTTCTTCTTGAGTCCGGCGGCCAGATCAAAGCGGTCAAAGCCAGCCTGACGACAAGTGGCGTTTCGCTGACCTGGGACGCCCAACCCGGCGTCCGCTATCATCTCCAATACAAGAACCACCTCAGCGAGCCGGCCTGGCACAATCTCTCCGGTGACGTCTTCGCGGACGGAGCGACTGCGTCCAAGATCGACGTTACGAGCGCCTCCGCGCCGCAGCGATTCTATCGTATCCAGACCCTCCGATAGCTGGGCGGAAGGCCCATCCCACTTCTTTGCATGCAGGAACCGTGACGTTGTGGGGCAGGCTTTCCAGCCTGCCGGTTAGAAGGACTTTCCAGTCCCCAGCCGCGGAGTTCGCGAAACGGAGCTGGAATGCTCCATGAACCCGCAGGCTCGAAAGCCTGCGCTACTTCGCGAAAACAGGGACGCAAAGAAAGAGATGCCCGCTGGGCCAGACTCCGATTCTCGAAATTGATTTGGGCGATCAGATAGGGCATGGTGGGGCCGGTGATAGCCGCAGAACTTGATATCCGCTGGCCGAAATTGGCCTCCCACCCGATCGCGCGGGCGCTCGCGCTTTCGCTGGCCGTTCACTTTTTCCTCTTTCTCACGATCGAACTCGGATTTCGTCTGGGCCTCTGGAACAGTTCGCTCTTCAGCCTGGTGACGCTGAGCAAACGTGAGCGCCTGGATCCGCAGTTGGAGGCCAAGAAACGCGCCGAGGCGGAAAACCAAGAGGTCGTTCCGATTGTCTTTGTCGAGGTCGATCCAGCGCAGGCGTCGCCAGCCCCGCCCAAGGACACTCCGTATTACTCCACGCGCAATTCGCTCGCGGGAAACCCGGACACCAGCATCGATTCGCAGGCGCCGAAGATTTCCGGAACGCAAGACCGGATGCCGAGCACGATGACCAAACCTCGTTCAGAGCCAATGCCTCTCCAACCGGCGCCTTCGGTCGCGCGCGCGGCCGAACCACCTCAAGAATCGAAGCCCAACGAGACCCCGCGCCAGGAAACACCGTCCGAAACCAAAGCCGCTCCCAGGCCCGGCGATCTGGCGATGATACGACCCGCGGAACGCCCGGTCCTGACCCCCAAGCCGAGTTTCAGCGACGCTGCGGCCAGCCCTCCGGATCGGCCCAAACCGCGGCGGCTCGCGCAAGTGCGCAACCAGCAAACCGGCCTGGTCAGTGAGAAGATGAAGCAGGAGGGTGGCGTGCGGCGTTACTCCATCGAGGGCCTGAATGTGAAAGCGACGCCTTTCGCGAGTTACGACCAGGCCATCATCGAGGCGATTCAAAATCACTGGTTCAATCTGCTCGACGACCGGAACTTCGTTGGCAACGACACGGGAAAGGTCGTGTTGACGTTTCGTTTGAACTCGGACGGCAGCGTCACACAAATGGGCGTCACGGAAAGCACGGTGAACGATATTTTAGAGATTATCTGCCGCAAGGCCGTCCAGCAACCGGCACCCTTCGGTCCCTGGCCCTCGGACATGCGCCGGCTGATCGGAGCCGACTATCGGGAAGTACGCTTCACGTTCTACTACAATTGAATTCTGGGATGGCAGACGAGTTTAACCGGAGGCAACGGAGTTAACAGAGATCAAACTTCACTGCGGGACCAGCTTGAAGACTTTCCCGGTGTTGGCGCGCAGGCTGTTGCTGTTATTGGTCATCACGTACAGCTCGCCGTCCGCATCTTCTCCAAAGGCGACGATGAATGCCTTCAGTTTGCCCCCCGGGTGCGTCGCCAGATCCAGCGGCTCCAGACTCCACTTTGAGGCGCCCGACTGCGGACGCGTCGCCACCAGCATGATTCCATCTGCCGGAAAGACAAAGTTCCGCGACCAATCGCCGAACACGTAACGCCCCTGGAGTTGCGGCAGCGCTTTGCCGCGATAAATGTATCCGCCAGTGATGCTGATGCCCAGGGCTTCAGGATCATTACGGAATCCGTTCACGTTCTTGTATTCGAGGATCGGATCAATAAAAGGTTTTCCGTCGGGACCGGTCTTGGCGCAGTCCTCGGGCGCCGTTTTTGGATTCTTGGGATCGAAGCAATGGAACCCTTCGCGGACCCGCCAGCCGTAGTTGCCTCCCTTCACAATGATATCCACTTCTTCCCACAAAGTCTGTCCAATGTCTCCCGCGAACAGCTCGTGGTTTCCACCCCGGTCGAACGTGATGCGCCACGGGTTGCGCAGGCCGTAGGCGTAAATCTCTGGACGCGCCTGGCCGCCTTGGAACGGATTGTCCGCCGGAATCGCATACCGATCGCCCTTGTCCACATCGATGCGCAGAATCTTGCCCATCAGATTCGTGAGGTCTTGCGCGTTGCCCTGAGGCGAATGCCCGCGGCCTTCGTCATTGGCGTTGCCGCCGTCGCCCACGGCGAAATAGAGGTAGCCGTCCGGCCCAAAGACAATCGTTCCGGCGTT encodes:
- a CDS encoding PQQ-dependent sugar dehydrogenase, coding for MPVSDGSGRTLIADQIGKVYVLNKDGKLSDKLFLDLTSRLAKINQGAFDERGLLGLALHPKFRENRKLYVVYSAPLRKDGPSDWDHTMQLSEFKAPAHAEEAADLASERVLLQIDKPYFNHNAGTIVFGPDGYLYFAVGDGGNANDEGRGHSPQGNAQDLTNLMGKILRIDVDKGDRYAIPADNPFQGGQARPEIYAYGLRNPWRITFDRGGNHELFAGDIGQTLWEEVDIIVKGGNYGWRVREGFHCFDPKNPKTAPEDCAKTGPDGKPFIDPILEYKNVNGFRNDPEALGISITGGYIYRGKALPQLQGRYVFGDWSRNFVFPADGIMLVATRPQSGASKWSLEPLDLATHPGGKLKAFIVAFGEDADGELYVMTNNSNSLRANTGKVFKLVPQ